A single region of the Streptomyces diastaticus subsp. diastaticus genome encodes:
- a CDS encoding DUF4231 domain-containing protein, protein MWDRQSVWSQAADQAKRSIGRARRAGLVLGVTGACLGTAAAQVMGWSEEAGKSLAFLAAVAVGLVPLATRNAGPQQVREWTRLRSLSEELKSEVHVYLAHVVPYREADASQLLLERAERALADASDLAGHTVGLTPRRRALPLVTDVGSYLRLRVADQIAGYYRPRAAYMSRRGARVRRVELALAVGAALLGAASGAFGDEWPVAWIATVTTVAAAFTAHAAASRYAYQEMDFSRTAAELEGLTVRRAQAADPATDDAFVERCERVIAAQNQGWQAKWLGE, encoded by the coding sequence GTGTGGGACCGGCAGAGCGTCTGGTCACAGGCCGCGGACCAGGCCAAGCGCTCGATCGGACGGGCCAGGAGAGCCGGGCTCGTGCTGGGCGTGACGGGGGCGTGCCTCGGCACCGCGGCCGCCCAGGTCATGGGGTGGAGCGAGGAGGCGGGGAAGAGCCTGGCCTTCCTGGCGGCCGTCGCGGTGGGGCTCGTTCCGCTCGCCACCAGGAACGCGGGTCCCCAGCAGGTCCGCGAGTGGACCAGGCTGCGCTCGCTCAGCGAGGAGCTCAAGAGCGAGGTCCACGTGTACCTCGCGCACGTCGTTCCCTACCGGGAGGCTGACGCCTCCCAGCTCCTCCTGGAACGTGCCGAGCGGGCGCTCGCGGACGCCTCCGACCTCGCCGGCCACACCGTCGGCCTCACTCCGCGTCGGCGCGCGCTCCCCCTCGTCACCGATGTCGGCTCCTACCTGAGGCTGCGGGTCGCCGACCAGATCGCGGGCTACTACCGGCCCCGGGCGGCGTACATGAGCCGACGGGGTGCCCGCGTCCGCCGGGTGGAGCTGGCGTTGGCCGTGGGCGCGGCGCTGCTGGGAGCCGCGTCCGGCGCCTTCGGCGACGAGTGGCCCGTCGCGTGGATCGCGACGGTCACGACTGTGGCCGCCGCGTTCACCGCGCACGCCGCGGCCTCCCGGTACGCGTACCAGGAGATGGACTTCTCCCGTACCGCCGCGGAACTGGAAGGTCTCACGGTCCGGCGCGCTCAGGCCGCCGACCCCGCCACCGACGACGCCTTCGTCGAACGATGCGAGCGGGTCATAGCCGCGCAGAACCAGGGGTGGCAGGCGAAGTGGCTCGGTGAGTAG
- a CDS encoding DUF397 domain-containing protein, producing the protein MSNASPRWCKSSYSDNGGQCVEVATNLAASHGTVPVRDSKAVGGPVLDVPAGAFSSFVNGVKTGAFRSM; encoded by the coding sequence ATGTCGAACGCCTCGCCCCGCTGGTGCAAGTCCTCCTACAGCGACAACGGTGGCCAGTGCGTCGAGGTCGCCACCAACCTCGCCGCCTCGCACGGCACTGTCCCCGTCCGTGACTCGAAGGCCGTGGGCGGCCCGGTGCTCGATGTCCCCGCAGGCGCCTTCTCGTCGTTCGTGAACGGCGTCAAGACGGGTGCGTTCCGCTCGATGTGA
- a CDS encoding peptidase inhibitor family I36 protein, with protein MGRVRAVRTKIGLTAGATLMAGLGLGAISTPAQAAWPACDPGALCAFTSRMGGGSPGRVYGDNKNLRVYDKFARARSVFNNGTQCNVRIYAGTNYSGKSYYLLRGARLIDTHEASSAGGVFRNGVGSNKWC; from the coding sequence ATGGGTCGAGTCAGAGCAGTACGCACGAAGATCGGGCTCACGGCGGGGGCGACGCTGATGGCCGGGCTCGGACTGGGCGCGATCAGCACCCCGGCGCAGGCGGCGTGGCCGGCCTGCGACCCGGGCGCGCTCTGCGCCTTCACCTCGCGGATGGGTGGCGGCAGCCCGGGCCGCGTGTACGGCGACAACAAGAACCTGCGCGTCTACGACAAGTTCGCGCGGGCCCGCTCGGTCTTCAACAACGGCACCCAGTGCAACGTGCGGATCTACGCGGGCACCAACTACTCCGGCAAGAGCTACTACCTGCTGCGCGGCGCCCGCCTCATCGACACCCACGAGGCGTCGAGCGCCGGGGGCGTCTTCCGCAACGGGGTCGGTTCCAACAAGTGGTGCTGA
- a CDS encoding helix-turn-helix domain-containing protein, with protein MNRKELNPESSPQAAYGAHLRKLREGSGWTQQEVADRVEYASSHMSAVETGRKSPTLRLSRRLDRVFGISERGGSFERMWRDLKQGSLLEGFPEYVGYEARAVEIRLYNIGIIPGLLQAPECAKVLAESAVRRGSITAEQGSERVQFLAERQAALARDRPPMVFVTMDESCIRRPIGGPAVMKRQLERLIAFAELPNTVLQVAPFEIGERRTFDLPVNILTLPDRSVICYAESQAQGHLEREGTSVISMLTEYHQLQAEALSQAASVALINQLRKGTP; from the coding sequence TTGAACCGCAAGGAGCTGAACCCGGAAAGCAGCCCGCAGGCGGCTTATGGTGCGCATTTGCGCAAGTTGAGAGAGGGATCTGGCTGGACACAGCAGGAAGTAGCGGACAGGGTCGAATATGCCAGTTCGCATATGTCGGCCGTGGAAACTGGTCGCAAGTCTCCGACCTTGCGTCTGTCGCGCCGTTTGGATCGCGTTTTCGGCATATCCGAGCGAGGCGGCTCCTTCGAGCGTATGTGGCGCGACCTGAAGCAGGGCAGCCTGCTGGAAGGCTTCCCGGAGTACGTGGGGTACGAGGCGCGGGCGGTGGAGATCCGCCTGTACAACATTGGGATCATTCCCGGCCTGCTTCAGGCTCCTGAGTGCGCGAAGGTGCTGGCTGAAAGTGCTGTTCGGCGCGGCAGTATCACGGCAGAACAGGGAAGCGAGCGGGTACAGTTTCTGGCGGAGCGGCAAGCTGCGTTGGCCAGGGATCGTCCACCCATGGTGTTCGTGACCATGGACGAGAGCTGTATCCGTCGTCCCATCGGTGGGCCTGCCGTGATGAAGCGACAGCTGGAGCGTCTGATCGCGTTTGCCGAGCTGCCGAACACGGTGCTTCAGGTCGCGCCTTTCGAGATAGGCGAACGCCGCACGTTCGATCTGCCGGTCAACATCCTGACTCTGCCGGATCGCTCTGTGATCTGCTACGCCGAGTCGCAGGCGCAAGGCCATTTGGAGCGTGAAGGAACCTCGGTCATCAGCATGCTGACGGAGTACCATCAACTCCAGGCCGAGGCACTGTCGCAAGCCGCCTCCGTGGCCCTGATCAACCAGTTACGAAAGGGCACCCCGTGA
- a CDS encoding class I SAM-dependent methyltransferase — MTAPDSLTATRAAYDAAADTYARLFRDSLRDAPLDRAMLTAFAEAVRGAGRGAEVADLGCGPGHVTAHLEGLGLVARGVDASPAMIGLARRAHPRLRFDVGSMAELDLPDASLSGVLSRWSVIHTPPAELPPVLSEFARVLAPGGHLLIGFWASESPAHRTQVFDHAVAPAYRWCPDHLSALLGEAGLTETARMTREPLPTDRRQFREIHLLARKAPAATD; from the coding sequence ATGACCGCACCCGACTCGCTCACCGCCACCCGTGCCGCCTACGACGCCGCCGCCGACACCTACGCCCGGCTCTTCCGCGACTCCCTGCGCGACGCCCCCTTGGACCGGGCCATGCTGACCGCCTTCGCCGAGGCCGTGCGCGGGGCCGGAAGGGGCGCCGAGGTGGCGGACCTGGGATGCGGACCCGGCCACGTCACGGCCCATCTGGAGGGCCTGGGCCTGGTGGCGCGTGGTGTCGACGCCTCCCCCGCGATGATCGGCCTGGCCCGCCGGGCCCACCCCCGTCTGCGGTTCGACGTCGGCTCGATGGCCGAGCTGGACCTCCCCGACGCCTCCCTGTCCGGCGTGCTGTCCCGCTGGTCCGTCATCCATACTCCGCCCGCGGAACTCCCGCCCGTCCTGTCGGAGTTCGCTCGCGTCCTGGCCCCGGGCGGCCATCTGCTGATCGGATTCTGGGCCAGCGAGTCCCCCGCCCACCGGACCCAGGTCTTCGACCACGCGGTGGCCCCCGCCTACCGCTGGTGCCCCGACCACCTCTCCGCCCTGCTGGGCGAGGCCGGGCTGACGGAGACGGCCCGCATGACCCGCGAGCCCCTCCCCACCGACCGCCGCCAGTTCCGGGAGATCCACCTCCTCGCCCGCAAGGCCCCGGCGGCGACCGACTGA
- a CDS encoding DinB family protein encodes MSDLERPMPPLNADERTTLEGWLDFHRRTLAMKCEGVDDGQAAVASVPPSGFTLTGLVQHMAEVERNWFRRVFAGEQAPPIYDPRADPGAPDGGFELAEGATLGDALATWQAEIARARACCADRALSDTGRFMGQDVSLRWVYVHMIEEYARHNGHADLVRERLDGATGV; translated from the coding sequence ATGAGCGACCTCGAACGTCCCATGCCGCCCCTGAACGCCGATGAGCGCACCACACTCGAAGGCTGGCTCGACTTTCATCGCCGCACGCTCGCCATGAAGTGCGAGGGCGTGGACGACGGGCAGGCCGCCGTCGCGTCCGTGCCTCCGTCCGGCTTCACGTTGACCGGCCTCGTTCAGCACATGGCGGAGGTGGAGCGGAATTGGTTCCGCCGCGTGTTCGCCGGGGAGCAGGCCCCGCCGATCTACGACCCGCGGGCCGATCCGGGTGCCCCCGACGGCGGCTTCGAACTGGCGGAGGGCGCCACCCTGGGCGATGCCCTCGCCACCTGGCAGGCGGAGATCGCACGCGCCCGCGCGTGCTGCGCCGACCGCGCCCTCTCCGACACCGGCCGCTTCATGGGCCAGGACGTCAGCCTCCGCTGGGTCTACGTCCACATGATCGAGGAGTACGCCCGCCACAACGGCCACGCCGACCTGGTCCGGGAACGCCTCGACGGCGCCACCGGCGTGTAG
- a CDS encoding DUF397 domain-containing protein, whose protein sequence is MTTASPRWFTSSYSNNGGDCVEVATNLAASHGTVPVRDSKVVGGPVLDVPAGAFSSFVDGVKAGEFRSV, encoded by the coding sequence GTGACGACCGCATCCCCCCGCTGGTTCACGTCCTCGTACAGCAACAACGGTGGCGACTGCGTCGAGGTCGCCACCAACCTCGCCGCCTCGCACGGCACTGTCCCCGTCCGTGACTCGAAGGTCGTGGGCGGCCCGGTGCTCGATGTCCCCGCAGGCGCCTTCTCGTCCTTCGTGGACGGCGTCAAGGCGGGCGAGTTCCGCTCGGTCTGA
- a CDS encoding VOC family protein — MLRLGFPVIGVTDLPRAVAFWSEALDLVATEEWRSGTWRTLDRADGSGRALALMVSDSPPEPRPRLHLDLFTDSAEEQEAEVRRLVGLGARRVDWDLYPPEPDFVVLADPDGNIFCVVDLSHAPSGGGGGT; from the coding sequence ATGCTGCGACTCGGTTTCCCCGTCATCGGCGTCACGGATCTGCCCCGGGCGGTGGCCTTCTGGTCGGAGGCCCTGGACCTGGTGGCGACCGAGGAGTGGCGCTCCGGCACCTGGCGGACGCTCGACCGCGCCGACGGTTCGGGGCGCGCTCTCGCCCTGATGGTCAGCGACTCCCCGCCCGAGCCGCGCCCCCGCCTCCACCTGGACCTGTTCACGGACTCGGCCGAGGAGCAGGAGGCCGAGGTGCGGCGGCTGGTCGGGCTCGGCGCGCGCCGCGTCGACTGGGATCTGTACCCGCCCGAGCCCGACTTCGTGGTCCTCGCCGATCCGGACGGGAACATCTTCTGCGTGGTCGACCTGAGCCACGCCCCCAGCGGCGGGGGCGGTGGCACGTGA